In Tistrella bauzanensis, the following are encoded in one genomic region:
- a CDS encoding SCO family protein yields MMRSLALILVILAGGIGVALAFDPFGRAGIDQKPGASIPMDLPFRDQTGATVTLGQIGNGRPLLLAPVLHDCPNICGVTLSGLMRAIAAQDYRPGQDFQIVAFGIDAREGPDAARASLDALHRSFPDLPPASLHGLTGTADSIAAVTDALGYRYAWDDEIGQYAHVAAVAVLDGGGRLDRWLYGVTPEPTDLRLALTEAGDGRLGDWGDQILLLCYHYDPQTGQYGSIIWTLLRIAGGTVAAGGAGWIGLALLRERRRAHKAPGTGRDGA; encoded by the coding sequence ATGATGCGCAGCCTCGCCCTGATCCTGGTCATCCTGGCCGGCGGCATTGGCGTCGCCCTGGCCTTCGATCCGTTCGGCCGTGCGGGCATCGACCAGAAGCCGGGCGCCAGCATCCCTATGGATCTGCCGTTTCGCGACCAGACCGGCGCCACGGTCACCCTGGGGCAGATCGGCAATGGCCGGCCCCTGCTGCTGGCCCCGGTGCTGCACGACTGCCCGAATATCTGCGGGGTCACCCTATCGGGGCTGATGCGTGCCATCGCCGCACAGGATTACCGCCCCGGACAGGATTTCCAGATCGTGGCCTTCGGCATCGATGCGCGTGAAGGCCCCGATGCCGCGCGGGCATCGCTGGATGCCCTGCACCGCAGCTTTCCCGATCTGCCGCCGGCCAGCCTGCATGGATTGACCGGCACCGCCGACAGTATCGCCGCCGTCACCGATGCGCTTGGCTATCGCTATGCCTGGGATGACGAGATCGGCCAGTACGCCCATGTCGCGGCGGTGGCGGTTCTGGACGGCGGCGGCCGGCTCGATCGCTGGCTGTATGGCGTGACGCCGGAGCCGACCGATCTGCGGCTGGCACTGACCGAGGCCGGCGATGGCCGGCTGGGCGATTGGGGCGACCAGATCCTGCTGCTCTGCTATCACTACGACCCCCAGACCGGACAATATGGGTCGATCATCTGGACCCTGCTGCGGATCGCGGGCGGCACTGTGGCCGCGGGTGGCGCCGGGTGGATCGGGCTGGCGTTGCTGCGTGAACGGCGACGCGCGCACAAGGCGCCGGGCACCGGGCGGGACGGCGCATGA
- a CDS encoding cytochrome c3 family protein, with translation MPQIFTATADTRLRAALLVLLLACLGAGLLVGGYMESSYATLVGWVRDQPVPFSHEHHVGGLGIDCRYCHTSVETSAEAGLPPTHVCMTCHSQLWTGAPMLAPVRESLARDTPLAWQRVSRVPDYVYFNHSIHLDRGVPCVTCHGRVDQMALMKRAQALQMEWCLDCHRNPAPRLRPPAQVTRMDWSDWDQHPERHALYGQMMVRLYGIQPSKLDDCGICHR, from the coding sequence GTGCCACAGATCTTCACCGCAACGGCCGATACGCGCTTGCGCGCGGCGCTGCTGGTGCTGCTGCTTGCCTGTCTGGGCGCGGGGCTTCTTGTCGGGGGTTATATGGAATCGAGCTATGCCACCCTGGTCGGCTGGGTGCGCGACCAGCCGGTGCCGTTCAGCCATGAACATCATGTGGGCGGGCTGGGCATCGATTGCCGGTATTGCCACACCAGCGTCGAGACCAGCGCGGAAGCGGGCCTGCCGCCGACCCATGTCTGCATGACCTGCCATTCGCAGCTATGGACCGGTGCGCCGATGCTGGCGCCGGTGCGGGAAAGCCTGGCCCGCGACACGCCGCTTGCCTGGCAACGGGTCTCGCGGGTGCCTGATTACGTATATTTCAATCATTCCATCCATCTCGATCGCGGCGTGCCCTGCGTCACCTGTCATGGCCGGGTCGATCAGATGGCGCTGATGAAGCGCGCGCAGGCCCTGCAGATGGAATGGTGTCTGGATTGCCACCGCAATCCGGCACCACGGTTGCGGCCGCCGGCCCAGGTCACGCGCATGGACTGGTCGGACTGGGACCAGCATCCGGAACGCCATGCCCTCTATGGCCAGATGATGGTCAGGCTCTATGGCATTCAGCCATCGAAGCTCGACGACTGCGGTATCTGTCACAGGTGA
- a CDS encoding TAT-variant-translocated molybdopterin oxidoreductase has product MRDHRSDDVTTIRARLAGRTGRDFWRGLDDLTETPALRRVVDTELLSRLPAASDIDRRSMLKLMGASLALAGLTGCKTEADETAMPYVTAPEFTTPGVPRYYATGIGFAGYLQPVVGKTHVGRPVKLEGNDRHPATGGATDPFMQAALLGLYDPDRSTVPRELGGPTTWQAVESAAAARAAALDASGGAGFRLLTGAVSSPTLHRQIVAMMRRWPQARWHVLEPAAEDSRLAASQWAFGQPLDRDLRLDLAEMVVDLDDDILGPGPCQAMHGRRWSTRRLARQAGRGDAALHVAEASPTLTGLMADERLIAESARIGALTTALAVSLGLPGAEAPALTAVERRWVAGAVAGIRSHDGRAVVCVGDRQPVAIQALGLLINRHIGAIGTTLHLIRPVIAPPPDGAGSFATLTRDMAAGRVGTLAIIGANPAYTAPADLGFIAAMDTVPVRIHAGLHVDETAALCHWHLPLEHDLETWSDGRAVDGTAGIVQPLVRPFHDVRSVHVVVEALQGGSTGAAGGGRTIVQDTWRAAWGPDFDQRWRDALLQGFITDSAAPPVIPGRATAAARLGLGDMPAPGDAHGEANGGLHLELRPDPTIWDGRYAGNAWLQETPKPHTKLTWGNVLMISPALAAERGIATGDGLRVETENGAAVSGPAWVLPGQAARTVTATLGYGRSAPGRIADGLGYNAFRLRRHDRPWHVGRAEVTVEDVRHRLATTQRHQAMDGHDFVRTVPAPDAPPPKPEAVPEAVPPSLYPQPAGGSPSWGMSIDLDLCIGCNACVVACVAENNVPVVGRDLVAEGREMHWLRVDHYHEGAPEDPRMYVQPVPCMHCEQAPCEMGCPVNATVHSSDGLNLQVYNRCIGTRTCSSFCPYKVRRFNWFDYTGDDPEPVRAMRNPDVTVRDRGVMEKCTYCIQRISAARIEAKKDGRPIRDGEVVPACQQACPTQAIVFGDVTDPDTAVSRRKAGPRDYSLLEEAGTRPRTTYLARIEPPHAHAEDDRS; this is encoded by the coding sequence ATGCGAGACCACAGGTCAGACGATGTCACGACCATCCGCGCAAGGCTCGCCGGCAGAACCGGCCGCGACTTCTGGCGCGGTCTGGATGATCTGACCGAAACGCCGGCACTGCGCCGGGTGGTCGATACAGAATTGCTGTCACGCCTGCCGGCCGCCAGCGACATCGACCGTCGGTCGATGCTGAAGCTGATGGGCGCATCGCTGGCACTGGCGGGCCTGACCGGTTGCAAGACCGAGGCGGACGAGACCGCCATGCCCTATGTGACGGCACCGGAATTCACCACGCCCGGCGTGCCACGCTATTACGCCACCGGAATCGGCTTTGCCGGCTATCTTCAGCCGGTGGTTGGCAAAACCCATGTCGGTCGGCCGGTGAAGCTGGAAGGCAATGACCGGCATCCCGCGACCGGCGGCGCCACCGACCCGTTCATGCAGGCGGCATTGCTGGGGCTGTATGATCCCGACCGGTCGACGGTACCCCGCGAACTGGGCGGCCCGACCACCTGGCAGGCCGTCGAGAGTGCCGCCGCCGCGCGCGCCGCCGCTCTGGACGCCAGCGGTGGTGCCGGCTTCCGCCTGCTGACCGGCGCCGTCTCGTCACCGACGCTGCACCGCCAGATCGTCGCCATGATGCGCCGCTGGCCGCAGGCGCGCTGGCATGTGCTGGAACCGGCCGCCGAGGACAGCCGTCTTGCCGCCTCGCAATGGGCCTTCGGACAGCCGCTCGACCGCGATCTGCGCCTGGATCTGGCCGAAATGGTGGTGGATCTGGACGACGACATCCTGGGGCCCGGTCCGTGCCAGGCCATGCATGGCCGGCGCTGGTCGACACGCCGGCTGGCCCGGCAGGCAGGGCGTGGCGATGCGGCCCTGCATGTGGCCGAAGCGAGCCCCACCCTGACGGGCCTGATGGCCGATGAGCGGCTGATCGCCGAAAGCGCCCGGATCGGTGCGCTCACCACAGCCCTTGCCGTCAGCCTCGGGCTTCCGGGTGCGGAGGCCCCGGCCCTCACCGCCGTGGAACGCCGCTGGGTGGCGGGGGCCGTCGCCGGTATCCGCAGCCATGACGGCCGTGCCGTGGTTTGTGTCGGCGACCGCCAGCCGGTCGCCATCCAGGCGCTGGGCCTGCTGATCAACCGGCATATCGGGGCGATCGGCACCACGCTGCACCTGATCCGTCCGGTGATCGCCCCGCCGCCCGACGGCGCCGGATCGTTCGCGACGCTGACCCGCGACATGGCGGCGGGCCGGGTTGGCACGCTGGCGATCATCGGCGCCAATCCGGCCTATACGGCACCCGCCGATCTTGGGTTCATCGCCGCGATGGATACCGTGCCGGTGCGGATCCATGCCGGCCTGCATGTCGATGAAACCGCGGCCCTCTGCCATTGGCACCTGCCGCTGGAACACGATCTGGAAACCTGGAGCGACGGCCGGGCGGTCGATGGAACAGCCGGCATCGTGCAGCCGCTGGTGCGGCCTTTCCATGATGTCCGGTCGGTTCACGTCGTCGTCGAGGCATTGCAGGGCGGGTCGACCGGCGCCGCCGGCGGCGGCCGCACCATCGTGCAGGATACATGGCGGGCGGCCTGGGGCCCTGATTTCGACCAGCGCTGGCGGGATGCGCTGCTGCAAGGCTTCATCACCGACAGCGCCGCGCCGCCGGTCATACCGGGCCGCGCCACCGCCGCCGCCCGGCTGGGCCTTGGCGACATGCCGGCCCCCGGCGATGCCCACGGCGAGGCCAATGGTGGGCTGCATCTGGAACTGCGCCCCGATCCCACCATCTGGGACGGCCGTTATGCCGGGAACGCCTGGCTTCAGGAAACCCCCAAGCCGCACACCAAGCTGACCTGGGGCAATGTGCTGATGATCAGCCCGGCGCTGGCGGCCGAACGCGGCATCGCGACCGGCGACGGGCTGCGCGTGGAGACCGAGAACGGCGCCGCCGTGTCGGGTCCGGCCTGGGTTCTGCCGGGCCAGGCGGCGCGCACGGTAACGGCCACGCTCGGCTATGGCCGCAGCGCGCCGGGCCGAATCGCCGACGGCCTTGGCTATAATGCCTTCCGGCTTCGGCGACATGACCGGCCATGGCATGTCGGCCGGGCGGAGGTGACGGTCGAGGATGTCCGGCACCGGCTGGCGACCACCCAGCGCCATCAGGCGATGGACGGTCATGATTTCGTCCGCACGGTGCCCGCCCCCGACGCGCCGCCGCCGAAGCCCGAGGCCGTGCCCGAGGCCGTGCCGCCCAGCCTGTATCCGCAGCCGGCGGGTGGCAGCCCGTCCTGGGGCATGTCGATCGACCTGGATCTGTGCATCGGCTGCAATGCCTGCGTGGTCGCCTGCGTGGCGGAGAACAACGTGCCGGTGGTGGGCCGGGATCTGGTCGCGGAGGGCCGCGAGATGCACTGGCTGCGCGTCGACCATTATCACGAGGGCGCGCCGGAAGACCCGCGCATGTATGTTCAGCCGGTGCCGTGCATGCATTGCGAACAGGCGCCGTGCGAGATGGGCTGCCCTGTGAACGCCACGGTCCACAGCAGCGACGGGCTGAACCTGCAGGTCTACAACCGCTGCATCGGCACCCGGACCTGTTCGTCCTTCTGCCCCTATAAGGTCCGCCGGTTCAACTGGTTCGACTATACCGGCGACGACCCGGAACCGGTGCGGGCGATGCGCAATCCCGACGTGACGGTGCGCGACCGCGGGGTCATGGAGAAGTGCACCTATTGCATCCAGCGAATCAGCGCCGCGCGGATCGAGGCCAAAAAGGACGGGCGCCCGATCCGCGACGGCGAGGTCGTTCCCGCCTGTCAGCAGGCCTGCCCAACCCAGGCGATCGTGTTCGGCGACGTCACCGACCCCGATACCGCGGTCAGCCGCCGCAAGGCCGGCCCGCGCGATTACAGCCTTCTGGAAGAGGCAGGCACCCGGCCGCGCACCACCTATCTGGCCCGGATCGAGCCGCCGCATGCCCATGCGGAGGACGACCGGTCATGA
- a CDS encoding cation:proton antiporter produces MSLFELMASLLTITAGFAWINHRLIGLPENIGLLLMGLGASLILIAIELLFPATTIYRSVSAMIGQIDFYEAVMHGMLAFLLFAGALHVDLDRLRWRAPAIGVLATVGVLISMAIVATGLWGAGQVLSLPLAFSWCLVFGALIAPTDPVAVLTTLKMVDVPQSLETDMSGEALFNDGVGVVLFTIAVQLAAGGGDMGLIEGLDLLVVEAGGGALLGVATGYVAFVAMQTIDDYPIEVMISLALVTGTYAVADRLGMSGPISVVVAGLLIGNHGAAHAMSDTTKRYVFGFWTLIDEILNAVLFLFIGLEVLVLNFDPDFGWIALIAVPLVLAARAVAVAAPVAVLDRWQPFARGAVPVLIWGGVRGGISVALALSLPDSPARPLILAATYAVVLFTVVVQGLTVARVARRMAGRPPAGQHHG; encoded by the coding sequence CTGTCGCTGTTCGAACTGATGGCGAGCCTGTTGACGATCACGGCCGGCTTCGCCTGGATCAACCACCGCCTGATCGGCCTGCCGGAGAATATCGGCCTGTTGCTGATGGGGCTCGGCGCCTCGTTGATCCTGATCGCGATCGAGCTTCTGTTTCCGGCCACGACCATCTACCGGTCGGTCTCCGCCATGATCGGCCAGATCGATTTCTATGAAGCGGTGATGCACGGCATGCTCGCCTTCCTGCTGTTTGCCGGCGCACTGCATGTCGATCTGGACCGGTTGCGCTGGCGTGCGCCGGCGATCGGGGTTCTGGCGACGGTGGGCGTGCTGATCTCGATGGCGATCGTGGCGACCGGGCTGTGGGGGGCCGGGCAGGTTTTGTCGCTGCCGCTTGCCTTCAGCTGGTGTCTGGTGTTCGGCGCGCTGATCGCCCCCACCGATCCGGTCGCGGTGCTGACCACCCTGAAGATGGTCGACGTGCCGCAATCGCTGGAAACCGACATGTCGGGCGAGGCGCTGTTCAATGACGGCGTCGGCGTGGTGCTGTTCACGATCGCGGTGCAGCTCGCGGCGGGTGGTGGCGACATGGGGCTGATCGAGGGGCTGGACCTGCTGGTGGTGGAAGCGGGGGGCGGTGCGCTGCTGGGGGTGGCGACCGGCTATGTCGCCTTCGTCGCCATGCAGACGATCGACGATTACCCGATCGAGGTGATGATCTCGCTTGCACTGGTGACCGGCACCTATGCGGTGGCCGACCGGCTGGGGATGAGCGGCCCGATCTCGGTGGTGGTGGCGGGACTGCTGATCGGCAATCACGGTGCTGCGCACGCGATGAGCGACACCACCAAACGCTATGTCTTCGGCTTCTGGACGCTGATCGACGAGATCCTGAACGCGGTGCTGTTCCTGTTCATCGGGCTTGAGGTTCTGGTGTTGAACTTCGATCCGGATTTCGGCTGGATCGCGCTGATCGCGGTGCCCCTGGTGCTGGCGGCGCGCGCGGTGGCCGTGGCGGCACCGGTTGCGGTGCTGGACCGCTGGCAGCCCTTTGCGCGCGGTGCCGTGCCGGTGCTGATCTGGGGCGGGGTGCGCGGCGGCATCTCGGTGGCGCTGGCGCTGTCGCTGCCCGACAGCCCGGCCCGACCGCTGATCCTGGCCGCCACCTATGCGGTGGTTCTGTTCACGGTGGTGGTGCAGGGGCTGACCGTCGCCCGGGTGGCGCGGCGGATGGCGGGGCGGCCGCCGGCCGGTCAGCACCATGGCTGA
- the nrfD gene encoding NrfD/PsrC family molybdoenzyme membrane anchor subunit: MTDRYAGITEEITRIPVAYPKPGAWWICFGVALCLLALFLVSAGMLFWKGVGIWGNNIPVNWGLAISNYVWFLGIGHAGTLISALLLLGQHWRNALNRFAEAMTLFAVICAGLYPILHLGRPWRFYWMAPYPNVMNIWPQFKSPLAWDFFAVLTYLTVSVLFWYIGIVPDLASTRDRARKRLPQVLYGLFALGWRGSARHWARWRQSYRLTAAIAVPLVVSVHSEISLLFAAGPIPGWNSTVFPPYFVLGAAFSGFAVVAMIAVVLRHALGLGDLVTPRHLDLLGKFTLATGMMTAYGYWAEAFDVLYAGEDRELATLADRAGGSYAWSYWGAIIANFVPLQLLWVRRVRRHPVALFLIALSVTIGMWFERYMLLVTALYRDYLVSSWGEYHASLWEWGLFAGMLGVFLVPFLLFVRFLPVISSFEVKEALFEERGG; encoded by the coding sequence ATGACCGACCGCTATGCCGGCATCACCGAGGAAATCACTCGCATACCGGTGGCCTATCCGAAGCCCGGCGCCTGGTGGATCTGCTTCGGCGTGGCCCTGTGCCTGCTGGCGCTGTTCCTGGTCTCGGCCGGCATGCTGTTCTGGAAGGGCGTCGGGATCTGGGGCAACAACATCCCGGTCAATTGGGGCCTCGCGATCTCGAATTATGTCTGGTTCCTGGGCATCGGCCACGCCGGCACGCTGATTTCCGCATTGCTGCTGCTGGGTCAGCACTGGCGCAACGCGCTGAACCGCTTCGCCGAGGCGATGACCCTGTTCGCGGTGATCTGCGCCGGCCTGTACCCGATCCTGCATCTGGGCCGGCCGTGGCGGTTCTACTGGATGGCGCCCTATCCCAATGTGATGAACATCTGGCCGCAGTTCAAAAGCCCGCTGGCCTGGGATTTCTTCGCGGTGCTGACCTATCTGACCGTGTCGGTGCTGTTCTGGTATATCGGCATCGTGCCCGATCTGGCCTCGACCCGTGATCGCGCCCGCAAGCGGTTGCCGCAGGTGCTCTATGGCCTGTTCGCGCTGGGCTGGCGCGGCTCGGCGCGGCACTGGGCGCGCTGGCGCCAGAGCTATCGCCTGACCGCGGCCATCGCCGTGCCACTGGTGGTGTCGGTGCATTCGGAAATCTCGCTGCTGTTTGCGGCTGGCCCGATCCCCGGCTGGAACTCCACCGTGTTTCCGCCTTATTTCGTGCTCGGCGCCGCCTTTTCGGGTTTCGCTGTGGTGGCGATGATCGCCGTGGTGCTGCGCCATGCGCTGGGCCTGGGCGATCTGGTGACGCCACGCCATCTGGACCTGCTGGGCAAGTTCACCCTGGCGACCGGCATGATGACTGCCTATGGCTATTGGGCCGAGGCGTTCGACGTGCTGTATGCGGGCGAGGATCGCGAACTCGCCACCCTGGCCGACCGCGCAGGCGGCAGCTATGCCTGGAGCTATTGGGGCGCGATCATCGCCAATTTCGTGCCGCTGCAATTGCTGTGGGTCCGCCGCGTGCGGCGCCACCCGGTAGCACTGTTCCTGATCGCGCTGTCGGTGACCATCGGCATGTGGTTCGAACGCTATATGCTGCTGGTGACCGCGCTGTATCGCGATTACCTGGTCTCGTCCTGGGGTGAGTATCACGCCAGCCTCTGGGAGTGGGGTCTGTTCGCCGGCATGCTCGGCGTGTTCCTGGTGCCGTTTCTGCTGTTCGTGCGCTTCCTGCCGGTGATCTCGTCCTTCGAGGTCAAGGAAGCCCTGTTCGAAGAGAGGGGCGGTTGA
- a CDS encoding c-type cytochrome — MRACLWVMLALALWSCDEMNHQPRYDSAEASTLFADGKSLQAPPDGTVARDAAALDAALTRRPPMTAALLARGRDRFQIYCVPCHDASGYGRGTVPARGFPQPPSFHSDRLRGAPSHYVVDVITNGYGVMFSYADRVAPADRWAIASYIRALQLSQNADAAELSSEDLAALDATGTGIATDAEVAR, encoded by the coding sequence ATGCGTGCCTGTCTGTGGGTGATGCTGGCGCTGGCGCTGTGGTCCTGCGACGAGATGAACCACCAGCCGCGCTATGATTCCGCCGAGGCCAGCACCCTGTTCGCCGATGGCAAATCGTTGCAGGCGCCCCCTGATGGCACGGTCGCGCGCGACGCGGCGGCACTGGATGCCGCACTGACCCGGCGCCCGCCGATGACGGCGGCACTTCTGGCGCGGGGCCGCGACCGGTTCCAGATCTATTGCGTCCCCTGCCACGACGCATCCGGCTATGGCCGCGGCACGGTGCCCGCGCGCGGGTTTCCCCAGCCGCCCAGTTTCCACAGCGATCGGCTGCGCGGCGCGCCGTCGCATTATGTCGTCGACGTCATCACCAACGGCTATGGGGTGATGTTCTCCTATGCCGACCGCGTGGCCCCGGCCGACCGCTGGGCGATCGCCAGCTATATCCGCGCCCTGCAACTCAGCCAGAACGCCGACGCAGCCGAGCTGTCGTCCGAAGACCTGGCGGCGCTCGACGCCACCGGCACGGGCATCGCGACCGATGCCGAGGTGGCACGATGA
- a CDS encoding DUF3341 domain-containing protein, producing the protein MREPTPHTEAFGIVAEFDRAEALVNAVHKSRDAGFRRIDAYTPFPIAELTDALDFTENRVPWLTLAGGLFGAALGYGMQVWTNLDYPIDIGGRPLLAPPAFMLITFELTVLFAVLFSIGGMLILNHLPRLHHPIFSVDHFHLASSDKFFLVIFGDDDQFHPDRTRAFLDGLQPVAISLVEHTEEPE; encoded by the coding sequence ATGCGCGAACCCACCCCGCATACCGAAGCCTTCGGCATCGTTGCCGAATTCGACCGCGCCGAGGCACTGGTAAACGCGGTGCACAAGAGCCGCGACGCCGGCTTCAGGCGTATCGATGCCTATACGCCGTTCCCGATCGCCGAACTCACCGACGCGCTGGATTTCACCGAGAACCGCGTGCCCTGGCTGACGCTCGCCGGCGGCCTGTTCGGCGCGGCGCTGGGCTATGGCATGCAGGTCTGGACCAATCTCGACTACCCGATCGATATCGGCGGCCGACCGCTGTTGGCGCCGCCGGCCTTCATGCTGATCACCTTCGAATTGACGGTTCTGTTCGCGGTTCTGTTCTCGATCGGCGGCATGCTGATCCTCAACCATCTGCCGCGCCTGCATCATCCGATCTTCAGCGTCGACCATTTCCACCTGGCCAGTTCCGATAAATTTTTCCTGGTGATCTTCGGCGATGACGACCAGTTCCACCCCGACCGCACCCGCGCCTTCCTCGACGGATTGCAGCCGGTGGCGATTTCCCTGGTCGAGCACACGGAGGAGCCGGAATGA